In Sphingomonas profundi, the sequence GGCCGATGCGCCGGTGCCGGCCTTGCGGCCGCCGCCTAGATCGCGGCCTTGCGGCCGATCAGCGTGCCCTTGGTGCTGCCGGGCAGGCGGGCGAAGCGGATGGTGGGCCAGCGCCGCCGCCAGCGGCGGGCGACCAGCCGTTCGCCGGGGCGGGCGGCATCGTCGAGCAGGATCATGCCGCCGGGGCTCAGGCGATCGAACAGCATCTCGGCGGCGCCGCGGATGAAGGGGTGGACCGCCCATGGCGGCCCGTCGATCAGCAGCAGGTCGATCCGCTCGGGCGGGTCGGTCACGTCGTACCAGTAGGCCGGCCAGCCGGGCACGGCGCGGGCGAGGGGGGCGTGGCGGATATCCGCATCCACCCCCTGATCGCGCAGCCAGTCGGCGGCGGCGACGACGAAGTCGGCATGCTGATCGTAGCTGACCAAAGTGCCGCCGCCATGAAGCTCCAGCGCGCGGGCGCAGACGAGGGTGGAGGCGCCGGCGCCGAGTTCCACCACCGTGCGCGGGCGCAGCTCCTCCACGGCGTCGACGATGCGGTGGAGGAAGCCGGCATCGGCCTTCCAGCTGCCGAGATGCGGCAGCGCCCCGTCCGGCAGCGACAGCCGCGCGAGCAGGCGCGCCTTGCTGGCGCGCGAGCCGCCATGCAGGCTCCACAGCAGCCACGGCCAGCCGATCGCGCCGAAGATCAGGCGGTAGATCCAGTCGCTGACCGGGGTGGGCAGGATCGGCGTCGCAACGTCCCGTATCGCCAGAAGGCGCGTCGTCTCACCTGCCGCCACCCGTCACCCCTCCGCCTGCCCTCGGAAGGCGATCTATGTGCCCGATGCGGCGGCCGCTGCCAAGCGGCCGGGATCAGCGCCGATCGTCCAGGATCAGCTCGGCCGCGCGCCAGCCGGCGGCCATGGCGGGGGCGTTGGTGTTGCCGGAGACGTTGGTCGGGAAGATGGAGAGATCGGCCACGCGCAGGCCGTCCACCCCCTCCACCCGCAGCCGCGCATCCACCACGCTGCCCATCGCGCAGGTGCCGGTGGCGTGATAGCCGGGGCCGCCGAGCATGTTGAAGGCGGCGAGGATGTCCTCGTCGCTCTGCACCTGCGGGCCGGGCAGCATCTCCTGCTTGATATAGGGCTTGATCGCCGGCTGCTCGAACATGCGGCGCATCCAGCGGAACATGGCGACGCTGGTGCGGCGATCCTTCTCGTGGCTCAGATAATTGTGCGTGATCTCCGGCACCTCGGCCGGATCGGACGATCGGGCGAGCACGCTGCCCTGGCTTTCCGGCAG encodes:
- a CDS encoding class I SAM-dependent methyltransferase; amino-acid sequence: MAAGETTRLLAIRDVATPILPTPVSDWIYRLIFGAIGWPWLLWSLHGGSRASKARLLARLSLPDGALPHLGSWKADAGFLHRIVDAVEELRPRTVVELGAGASTLVCARALELHGGGTLVSYDQHADFVVAAADWLRDQGVDADIRHAPLARAVPGWPAYWYDVTDPPERIDLLLIDGPPWAVHPFIRGAAEMLFDRLSPGGMILLDDAARPGERLVARRWRRRWPTIRFARLPGSTKGTLIGRKAAI